In Alteribacillus bidgolensis, a genomic segment contains:
- a CDS encoding peptidase G2 autoproteolytic cleavage domain-containing protein, giving the protein MFETSNGEPIGVGYFVTFDEGSEKIRVAHARDDYIIGITSSNPAILSDSQDPDCSKYVIDEWNRPVYEEVTIPAVKDHEGNVLTEERKKTRKKINPNWDPSKNCSSRLDKPEWVAVGLVGKLLVRDDGTCQPGSYCKPNDDGIATKASQGYRVMKRTGENQILVLLNSTLETTNIEQLKQLASDQQSVEGMERLINLKEKSIEQLERLAKIKEQGYLTEEEFQIEKQKLLDS; this is encoded by the coding sequence ATGTTTGAAACGTCAAACGGAGAACCGATTGGTGTCGGTTATTTTGTGACCTTTGATGAGGGTAGTGAAAAAATTAGAGTAGCGCATGCAAGGGATGATTATATTATTGGCATAACAAGTTCAAACCCTGCGATACTCTCTGATTCGCAAGACCCAGATTGTAGCAAATACGTCATCGATGAATGGAACAGACCCGTTTATGAAGAAGTGACGATCCCTGCTGTAAAAGATCATGAAGGAAACGTGCTTACAGAAGAGCGCAAGAAAACAAGGAAGAAAATCAATCCGAACTGGGACCCATCAAAAAATTGTAGCTCACGGCTCGATAAACCGGAATGGGTGGCTGTTGGACTTGTTGGAAAACTGCTCGTTCGTGACGACGGAACGTGTCAACCAGGTAGTTATTGTAAACCGAATGATGATGGAATAGCGACGAAAGCCAGTCAAGGGTATCGTGTAATGAAACGGACGGGAGAGAATCAAATATTAGTTTTACTAAATTCAACATTAGAAACTACTAATATCGAACAACTGAAACAACTCGCAAGTGATCAGCAATCAGTAGAAGGAATGGAAAGGTTAATAAATCTAAAAGAAAAATCTATCGAACAGCTAGAAAGATTAGCAAAGATAAAAGAACAAGGCTACCTTACGGAAGAAGAATTTCAGATTGAAAAACAAAAACTATTAGATTCATAA
- a CDS encoding alkaline phosphatase, producing the protein MFKKMGVFALGTGLVLSGLSSSWVQADAEKPDWAGKGKPEWAGPPQQEEVENIIYMIPDGFNADYATNYRWYKGEDAVWDEHLKGMFKTKSSDSRVTDSAAAGTAMATGEKTNNGTVGLDAEGNEVESILEASEDEGKSSGLVATSTITHATPAVFSSHVESRDNQTEIAKQMLDNDVDVMLGGGKDFFLPESEGGKQEKKNLIQQAEEAGYQSVETHEELLEADDVNVEEGEKLLGLFADGPLSPELERDQTEEPSLSEMTTSAINTLDQDEDGFFLMVEGSQIDWAGHANDPAWAMTDTKAFEKAVEEAIEFAEEDGNTLVVVAGDHETGGMTVGANGEYDVQADQLKGVEATGDYMAEQLDEERTNVKEVVENYTSFELTEEEVQTIQEADNAANAINSVISDRALIGWTSSGHTGVDIPVYAYGPQSDSFNGFLDNTDLPKIMADVMNITLGEE; encoded by the coding sequence ATGTTTAAAAAAATGGGAGTTTTTGCTCTTGGTACAGGTCTAGTTTTATCAGGGTTGAGCAGCAGTTGGGTACAAGCAGATGCGGAAAAACCAGATTGGGCTGGAAAGGGGAAGCCTGAATGGGCGGGTCCTCCTCAGCAAGAAGAAGTGGAAAATATCATTTATATGATTCCTGATGGCTTTAATGCGGATTATGCAACCAATTACCGGTGGTACAAGGGTGAAGATGCGGTCTGGGACGAACATCTCAAGGGTATGTTTAAAACGAAATCTAGTGACTCAAGAGTAACCGATTCCGCAGCCGCAGGAACAGCGATGGCAACGGGTGAAAAAACAAACAACGGAACAGTTGGACTAGATGCTGAAGGTAATGAAGTTGAATCCATTTTGGAAGCCTCCGAAGATGAAGGCAAATCGTCTGGTTTAGTAGCGACATCTACGATCACTCATGCAACTCCAGCTGTTTTTTCCTCTCATGTTGAGTCACGTGACAATCAAACTGAAATTGCAAAGCAAATGCTAGATAACGATGTTGATGTCATGCTTGGCGGTGGAAAAGATTTCTTTTTGCCAGAATCTGAGGGCGGAAAGCAGGAGAAGAAAAACCTGATTCAACAAGCTGAAGAAGCAGGGTATCAAAGTGTAGAAACACATGAAGAACTACTAGAAGCCGATGATGTTAATGTAGAAGAAGGAGAGAAACTACTAGGTTTATTTGCAGATGGGCCGTTAAGTCCTGAACTTGAGCGTGATCAAACGGAAGAACCAAGCCTTTCAGAAATGACCACAAGTGCGATCAATACACTTGATCAAGATGAAGATGGATTTTTCTTAATGGTAGAAGGAAGCCAGATCGATTGGGCAGGTCATGCAAACGATCCAGCATGGGCCATGACGGATACAAAAGCTTTTGAAAAAGCAGTAGAGGAAGCAATTGAATTTGCTGAAGAAGATGGAAATACCCTCGTTGTCGTAGCCGGCGACCATGAAACAGGCGGCATGACAGTTGGAGCCAATGGGGAGTATGACGTGCAGGCAGATCAGTTAAAAGGCGTGGAAGCTACTGGTGATTATATGGCTGAGCAGCTAGACGAAGAACGTACCAATGTAAAAGAAGTTGTTGAAAATTATACGTCATTTGAACTTACAGAAGAAGAGGTTCAAACCATTCAAGAAGCTGATAATGCAGCAAACGCCATCAACTCTGTTATTAGTGATAGAGCATTGATTGGCTGGACAAGCTCTGGACATACCGGCGTAGACATTCCTGTTTATGCATACGGACCTCAATCAGATTCCTTTAACGGTTTTCTCGACAATACGGACCTACCGAAAATTATGGCCGATGTCATGAATATTACTTTAGGAGAAGAATAA
- a CDS encoding VOC family protein has translation MAKNKLLRMDNVGIVVESLDDAISFFEEIGLNLEGRATVEGEWAGRVTGLGSQCVEIAMMGTPDGHGRLELSRFLTPPTISDHRTAPVNAHGYLRVMFTVEDIDEMVSRLTKYGAQLVGEVVQYEDSYRLCYIRGTEGLLIGLAEQLGNK, from the coding sequence ATGGCAAAAAACAAATTACTAAGAATGGACAATGTCGGCATCGTTGTAGAATCCCTTGATGACGCAATCTCTTTCTTCGAGGAGATTGGCTTGAACCTCGAAGGGCGAGCCACTGTCGAAGGTGAATGGGCTGGTCGCGTAACCGGATTGGGTTCTCAGTGCGTAGAGATTGCTATGATGGGTACCCCAGATGGCCACGGCCGACTTGAACTTTCGCGATTTCTCACCCCACCTACTATATCAGATCACCGGACTGCTCCTGTAAACGCCCACGGTTATCTACGCGTCATGTTCACCGTTGAAGACATTGACGAAATGGTATCCAGACTCACTAAGTATGGTGCTCAGCTCGTTGGCGAAGTGGTTCAGTACGAGGACTCGTATCGGCTCTGCTACATTCGTGGAACCGAAGGACTTCTAATCGGTTTAGCGGAACAACTCGGTAACAAATAA